The Actinomadura sp. WMMB 499 genome includes a window with the following:
- a CDS encoding siderophore-interacting protein: MARTNINSTRVKPESAELLTLYVLRRERISPHFARVTLGHGDIDRFVPMGFDQWFRLFIPVPGGSLDRAPRKLTTGSYLRYMTVSKTERPVLRNYTVRAFRPDGPDGPELDVDRARPARPARPVRPVRPVRPVRSGPRGHSAGRHCSAGAAPVGAACR; the protein is encoded by the coding sequence GTGGCCCGGACGAACATCAACTCGACCCGCGTCAAGCCGGAGTCGGCGGAACTGCTCACCCTGTACGTGCTGCGGCGCGAACGGATCTCGCCGCACTTCGCGCGCGTGACGCTCGGGCACGGGGACATCGACCGGTTCGTCCCGATGGGCTTCGACCAGTGGTTCCGGCTGTTCATCCCCGTGCCGGGCGGTTCACTCGACCGGGCGCCGCGCAAGCTGACCACCGGCTCCTACCTTCGCTACATGACGGTGTCGAAGACCGAGCGGCCCGTCCTCCGCAACTACACCGTGCGCGCCTTCCGCCCGGACGGCCCGGACGGTCCCGAGCTCGACGTCGACCGCGCCCGTCCCGCCCGTCCCGCCCGTCCCGTCCGTCCCGTCCGTCCCGTCCGTCCCGTCCGTTCCGGGCCTCGGGGGCACTCGGCCGGGCGCCACTGCTCGGCGGGCGCCGCGCCCGTGGGAGCGGCCTGCCGATAA
- a CDS encoding MFS transporter gives MPLALLALIISAFGIGTTEFVTMGLTPQLTAEFGVSVPAVGLLVSAYAFGVTVGAPVLTALGARLPRKTMLLGLMTLYLAGNVLSALAPTYGVLMTGRIVASLTHGAFFGIGAVVAAELVAPDRKARAIALMFTGVTLANVLGAPAGAFIGQQLGWRAAFWAIVAIGVIAFAGLAALVPARPRPANAGLRKEIAAFARPQVWLALGMTAIGYAPVFAVYTYIEPISTRVAGFDGGAVPFVMVLFGVGLVAGNLFGGRLADRALMPAIYGTLGGITVVSLAFWFTAHSRVALVVTVALFGFIGFASVPPLQTRMLNAADGAPALASAANIGAFNLGNALGPFLSGLAIDADLGYTSPSWIGGALGATGLAIAVLAGTLARAARRAGRPVPATPRTDRTVEPSRAGEPYDSGHDRARFPAG, from the coding sequence GTGCCGCTCGCACTGCTGGCGCTGATCATCAGCGCCTTCGGCATCGGGACCACCGAGTTCGTCACCATGGGGCTCACCCCCCAGCTCACCGCCGAGTTCGGCGTGTCGGTACCGGCCGTGGGGCTGCTGGTGTCGGCGTACGCGTTCGGCGTGACCGTCGGCGCGCCCGTCCTGACCGCGCTCGGCGCGCGGCTGCCCCGCAAGACCATGCTGCTCGGGCTGATGACCCTCTACCTGGCCGGGAACGTCCTGTCGGCGCTCGCCCCCACGTACGGCGTGCTGATGACCGGACGGATCGTGGCCTCGCTGACGCACGGGGCGTTCTTCGGGATCGGGGCGGTCGTCGCGGCGGAGCTCGTCGCGCCGGACCGGAAGGCGCGGGCCATCGCGCTGATGTTCACCGGGGTCACGCTCGCCAACGTGCTCGGCGCGCCCGCCGGTGCGTTCATCGGCCAGCAGCTCGGCTGGCGCGCGGCGTTCTGGGCGATCGTCGCGATCGGCGTGATCGCGTTCGCCGGACTCGCGGCGCTCGTCCCCGCCCGTCCGCGCCCGGCGAACGCCGGGCTGCGCAAGGAGATCGCCGCCTTCGCGCGGCCGCAGGTCTGGCTGGCGCTCGGCATGACGGCGATCGGCTACGCACCGGTCTTCGCCGTCTACACCTACATCGAGCCCATCAGCACCCGGGTCGCGGGCTTCGACGGCGGCGCGGTGCCGTTCGTGATGGTGCTGTTCGGCGTCGGCCTGGTCGCCGGCAACCTGTTCGGCGGACGGCTCGCCGACCGCGCCCTCATGCCCGCGATCTACGGGACGCTCGGCGGCATCACGGTCGTGTCGCTCGCGTTCTGGTTCACCGCGCACTCGCGGGTCGCGCTGGTCGTGACGGTCGCACTGTTCGGGTTCATCGGCTTCGCGTCGGTGCCGCCGCTGCAGACGCGGATGCTGAACGCGGCCGACGGCGCACCCGCGCTCGCGTCCGCCGCCAACATCGGCGCCTTCAACCTCGGCAACGCCCTCGGGCCCTTCCTGAGCGGGCTGGCGATCGACGCCGACCTCGGCTACACCTCGCCGTCCTGGATCGGCGGCGCCCTCGGCGCCACCGGCCTCGCCATCGCCGTGCTCGCCGGCACCCTGGCCCGAGCCGCCCGCCGGGCCGGCCGTCCGGTGCCCGCGACACCCCGGACGGACCGGACCGTCGAGCCGTCCCGAGCGGGCGAACCTTACGATTCCGGGCATGACCGCGCACGCTTCCCCGCCGGGTGA
- a CDS encoding MarR family winged helix-turn-helix transcriptional regulator yields MSRAQGWRRLAALHDRIEDRIERALQDAHGLNVNEYCVLHLLSQQGDDHMRMQQLAAAVVLSQSATTRLVTRLEDRGLLARYICPTDRRGIYTDVTEAGRALLGEATPTHDAAFQEAMDEAAEHAELAPLVRALDALPS; encoded by the coding sequence ATGTCACGAGCACAGGGCTGGCGGCGGCTGGCCGCCCTGCACGACCGCATCGAGGACCGCATCGAGCGCGCCCTCCAGGACGCCCACGGCCTGAACGTGAACGAGTACTGCGTCCTGCACCTGCTGTCCCAGCAGGGGGACGACCACATGCGGATGCAGCAGCTCGCGGCCGCCGTCGTCCTCAGCCAGAGCGCCACCACCAGGCTCGTCACCCGCCTGGAGGACCGCGGGCTGCTCGCCCGCTACATCTGCCCGACCGACCGGCGCGGCATCTACACCGACGTCACCGAGGCCGGGCGCGCGCTGCTCGGCGAGGCCACCCCCACCCACGACGCCGCGTTCCAGGAGGCGATGGACGAGGCGGCCGAGCACGCCGAACTGGCACCGCTCGTCCGGGCGCTGGACGCCCTCCCGTCCTGA
- a CDS encoding transporter substrate-binding domain-containing protein: MRTARSTLTLAGTAALAGLAVLLLLLTLVLVPLVRAGEPESITGRDELVIGVDDDLPGLSARTAGGEREGFEIDVATYVAGRLGVAPADVTFRRLASADPAGALREGTLDMVVATVPVTAELKERMTFAGPYYLAHQDVLVRQDDPSIGGIGDLAGKRLCRVAGSGSWRELTEGPAPDGREVPARSYRECAEELAAGRLDAVSTDDLVLAGLAGAVPGTTVLNAPFTDVKYGIGLREGDREGCRAVNRILTGMYQNGAATTMLNQWFATSGLELPTTVPQLEGCP; this comes from the coding sequence GTGCGCACCGCCCGCAGCACCCTCACCCTCGCCGGGACGGCCGCCCTGGCGGGCCTGGCCGTCCTGCTCCTGCTGCTGACCCTGGTGCTCGTGCCCCTGGTGCGGGCCGGCGAGCCCGAGTCGATCACCGGACGGGACGAGCTGGTGATCGGGGTCGACGACGACCTGCCGGGCCTGTCCGCGCGGACCGCCGGCGGCGAGCGGGAGGGCTTCGAGATCGACGTGGCCACCTACGTCGCCGGACGGCTCGGCGTCGCCCCGGCGGACGTGACGTTCCGGCGCCTCGCCTCGGCCGACCCCGCGGGCGCGCTGCGCGAGGGCACGCTCGACATGGTGGTCGCGACCGTCCCCGTCACCGCGGAGCTCAAGGAGCGGATGACGTTCGCCGGACCGTACTACCTCGCGCATCAGGACGTCCTCGTCCGGCAGGACGACCCGTCCATCGGCGGGATCGGCGACCTGGCCGGCAAGCGGCTCTGCCGGGTCGCCGGTTCCGGCTCGTGGCGGGAGCTGACCGAGGGCCCGGCCCCGGACGGGCGGGAGGTCCCGGCGCGCTCCTACCGCGAATGCGCCGAGGAACTGGCCGCCGGGCGCCTCGACGCCGTCTCGACCGACGACCTGGTCCTCGCCGGGCTCGCGGGCGCCGTCCCCGGCACCACCGTGCTCAACGCGCCGTTCACCGACGTGAAGTACGGGATCGGCCTCCGCGAGGGCGACCGGGAGGGCTGCCGCGCCGTCAACCGCATCCTGACCGGGATGTACCAGAACGGCGCCGCCACGACCATGCTGAACCAGTGGTTCGCCACCTCGGGCCTCGAACTCCCCACCACCGTCCCGCAGCTGGAGGGCTGCCCCTGA